From the genome of Plutella xylostella chromosome 31, ilPluXylo3.1, whole genome shotgun sequence:
catGAACACTTTcttatatacctaggtactgtTGTAATTATAGACTTATCTTTTTGGAAGCCctcataataaattaaccCATATCTTGAGAGATTAGCCTGTTTAGTGATAAATGCATGATTCGTTTGTTTTAAAcgattatgtatttattaatatctaACCATGAAATGTTTTATTAGGCTTCTGTAAGGAATCATGATAATGAGGATGACTGAGCGGATTGGTTTTAACACGCTTTGCTTCGCTTAGGCGATTGCTTTAgaacaattatattttaatatcaacGAGATGAAGTGTCATTGCAAAAGAAACTTATcgacaaaattataacaaccCATTTCTAAAACTGatctcttattttgaattagtttggTAAGATGATAAGTgaatttattcattggtacaatggttttCATTAAGTTGgcattaataaatatgttttgatAGTAAGCAAAATTGCGGAcagtttttgctttgtttttgtaaagccACAAtagagttttttaaataatgttaattaTCTACGCtattattcattattaaaCAACCTTATAAAAGTCACCGCAGCCTTTTTATTCAGCTTCAACTAGCTGTATCCTACGAGATTCACTTCccctaagtattttttcattttactgATATTTTAATCCTTCTATGGTCTAATTTGGCCAAATTGGTCCACCCAGCTCCTCTCTCCACCATCAACGCATCCTCTCCCTTTCTCTACCCTTCAAATCTTGTCCCCAAACTCCGGTCATATCCCCTTCGTTTTCCATCGGCATCTCTTCGCCTTCGCTTACCTAACTATTCATTTCCCTCGCAAGTCTCTCACATCATCAAAGTTAAAATATcaattatgtatacatattaatatttaaacttttcaCCCCTACCGTTACATGATATCTCTCGTCCGCAGTATTAATTTATATCGTAaatgtattgaaaaaaaataaacaaaaaacaaattgaGGATTCAgcacttatttatttcaatctaCCAAACGTAAAGACAGATTCAAATAAGTCCTTACTTCACCCAGGTATATGTCTTTACGAAGCCTCGGCAAGCACCCAGTCGACGACAGCGGGGATGAAGGTACCGACGCTTGGGAAATAAGAGTTGGCGCAGCTCTGTCCCCAAGAGATGAGACCGATGACACCGTCATATTCACCATTTTTGTAGATGACGGGGCCACCAGCATCTCCAAAGCAGGGGCTCTTACGCTCTTCAGTGTCAAGGATTCCGTAGCAGATCATGTTATCGGTGACTCCGAATCCGTAACGCTGTTCGCAAACCTCTTGGTTGATGTGGTTGAGGGTCAGCGCCTGAAGCTGGCGAGAAGGAGACGCGCCGAGAGACTGGAAAGAAGAAGATTTTTCATTAATAGGTATTAACACAAACAAGCAAACGCGTATGGGATGACAACTGGACCTAGTTTACGCTGATGATTTGGCAAAGATGGAGTGTGCCGTTGTGATGGTGCTAGAAAAACAGAAGGTATTAACCTCAGTTATTAGTGGTGTTCACTCCACTAATCAAGGACTAGAGGAATAGTTACAAAACCACCAATTAAAGttacttatacctatgtatgtttacGTTGTTTCCTGTGtgtgtttgaaataaatgaattatgtTTCTCTCTGTCTATGTCCAAGACAATCTTATCACTTACACCGGTGTTGCCCCATCCGACGACTGTAACCTCAGCGTTGTCAGGAATGACAGAGTTAGCGGTGTACAGGATACCAGCTTGAATCTTGTCAGTGAAGTCTACGGCTCTGGCTAGACGGACAACAGCGATGTCAGCGTCACGCTCGGCGTCGTCAGCGTAGTCGGGGTGGATGGAGATGGTATTGACTCCGTAGATAACTCCGGCAGAGTTGCGTTGGCTGGACCCGGCACGGACGCGAGCGGTCTCCACGCCAGCGAAGGAGCTGGAAGGATTACAGGATTAACAACGGGACTGGGAACAAAGGATTGTAATATAATGGCGAGGAAAACGCAAAGCTAAAATCCAGATGTCATCACTGTCGAGTAGGCCCATTTTCCCAGCACCTATTTGAACGATCAGTCGCCATTTTTTCTCCCCAATaatgtacagtgccacaaacttatctgttccggtgacagctcacgtaaatgtgtaatatttcttcattctataatattttaagtttgccagtagtggtaattcgctcttgtggtttcaataaacccatctaatctatatcaatatataattcattagtaaataaagagatatggatcaatttagttcgctctcaccggaacagataagtttgtggcactgtaattGGTTATAACCTGAAAGACCTACTCGATAgtgctgccaaagtttcaTTTGGTTTTCTTCCCCATTAGCTAATCGTTTCACCACGTAAAAAGCCCAATAAACCATCTTCTTTAGTATTTTTCATAGAACcacaagaaaaaaaattggtttagTGGATTTGGTGACTCTATCTATACGGACACATCCTAATGGTCGGTCGGTCGGATCATCAATCATTGCTGAAGTGACAAAGTGAGATTTAGCAATTCCTGCATATTTTTAGATACTAACAAATTGTTTTCACATAGAAAAACAAAGTCCTCACAAATATTCAGGTTACTATGTCTCTACTTTTTTGCCGCACATAAAGATTTCATCAATTCTATAAAAGTGAAAATATCTCGAAAACTAAGATCTTAAACAAAGTCATATTGCGATATCCTGGTCACTTCTGACGTCCTGAGATGGCCTATCAGCCCCCCAACGACGACATtcacttttgggacaccccgCATGTGTAATACCCACGAGCAATGATTTGAAAAGgaagaaagtaataaaaaaaaatcccatcaaaaattaaaaaataatatatatatatatatatatatataattttttaattaaaatctttattcattGAAACAATGCAAATATTATAGTGTCGACGGGCAAATACTGTTTGAGAGGTGCAATGACGGATGACAGTTGTATTGTCTTCATAAAAGATTAATTAATGGGTTATATGGTGTGGAACGATGTCTCCTTACTATTGAATTGAGTACAAATAATTGCCGGATTGTGAATAGATTATTTGTACAATACAATTCATAGGTTGGGAATCTGTATGGTTTGAAGAACATAACTTTTATCAGTGATCGTTGAGCCTTTTCCAGCTCAATCAGTTTAGTCTTGCAAGCTCCACCCCACGCTCTTATATaaggtacttaatatttatattatattttagcaacccgcagtggaccagcgtgatGGGAAATGGCCCAAGCTAAtaaaggcagtttagacctagcacataggttccactcgagaaaGCCAGGTGCAAGTACCTACACCCCCAccgagaatagaatagaatactcacGATTCAAAGAACTTGTGCGCCGAGGTGATAGCGTAGAAGTTGTTGATCAGGACACCACCGCCGTACTGCGACCAGCTGTTGCCAGATGTGGAGAGAAAGTCGAGCTGAAGAACGAAGGGGTAGTCCTCGATGTCAGCGTTCTCGCCCCCGCTGATGCGGGAGGAGGGGAGGCCGGCGGCCGCGACTGTGGCTACGGGGGAACAGAATGTATATAGGTAAGATAAAGATGATATATagaatactagctgttcccgcgaacttcgcttcgccttaaaaagttttcccgcgggaattccggggtaaaaagtagcctatgttctttctcagggtttagaccatctgtatagcaaatttcattcaaatccgttcagtagttttggcgtgaaagagtaacagacagacagacagatagacagacacagttacttttgcatttataatattagttaggatgcaGGAAAGGAGAAAAGGAAcattcatgaaaataaaagtCTAAATTGAACCTACCCTAACTAAGTTACTTCGACTGTAAGCATGCagcacgagcaatgaaaaattcaCAGAATAGAACCTAGAATACTagattgaaatattttaagcaTTCCGTACTTGGTTGTCTTCTGCCTTTATATCGAGAAAtgttaaatacattaaattgaaaattgaATCTATTATCGCCTATTTTGACGATCTCatagtaaaaataatgtaattcaAAATTGTTTGCTTGACTGAATGACTTACAAAACCCTAGTAAATACAGCTCTAATCTGTCACCGACACGAAAAATTAAGGATCCCTACTAAATAGCTACTCCTTGATGAAGCCTAAGTATCTTCTTTTACTATTTcaattgataataatattattacgttATGCTATGAACTTACCGGCAAGAAGCAGGACTGCTCCAGTAGAGAAAGCCATTGTAAGATACTCAAACCTCACcaataattgaaaataaatcaatagttTCTTATATACTGTTTTAATTACTGACTTATCTTTGTTGAAGCCCCCATAATAAATTATCCCATATCTTGTGAGATTAGCCCTTATTAGAGACTAGTTGTCCCCGCGAGTTTCGCTTTGCATTTAAATGTGTTCAATGAAATTCAAATCATGAAATTCTCCCGGCCCTAAGCAATGATTTTTTACCTACTTGCATGAATCTAACAGATTTTTGTAGGCGAGTGACACTGCTTAaggattaataataataatatgtggggacatctcacacacgactatccgaccccaaactaggcagagcctgtgatatgggtatcgggcagctgatatatctacacaaatacatagatagataggtacatcttaaaaataaatatcaacacccaagacccgattACAAATAATTGTCTGtccttaaacaaatatctgcccgtgccaggaatcgaacccgggaccttcggtatagcagtcagggccactaaccactacgccattcgaccgttaATTGCTAtgctaatcctaactaatattataaatgcgaaagtaactgtgtctgtctgtctgtctgtctgtctgtctgtctgtctgtctgttactctttcacgccaaaactactgaacggatttgaatgaaatttggtatacatacggt
Proteins encoded in this window:
- the LOC105389884 gene encoding trypsin, alkaline B-like precursor (The RefSeq protein has 1 substitution, 3 frameshifts and aligns at 99% coverage compared to this genomic sequence); protein product: MVRFEYLQWLLYWSSLLLAATVAAAGLPSSRISGGENADIEDYPFVLQLDFLSTSGNSWSQYGGGVLINNFYAITSAHKFFESSFAGVETARVRAGSSQRNSAGVIYGVNTISIHPDYADDAERDADIAVVRLARAVDFTDKIQAGILYTADSVIPDNAEVTVVGWGNTGSLGASPSRQLQALTLNHINQEVCEQRYGFGVTDNMICYGILDTEERKSPCFGDAGGPVIYKNGEYDGVIGLISWGQSCANSYFPSVGTFIPAVVDWVLAEAS